One window from the genome of Prinia subflava isolate CZ2003 ecotype Zambia chromosome 2, Cam_Psub_1.2, whole genome shotgun sequence encodes:
- the LOC134547626 gene encoding uncharacterized protein LOC134547626 produces the protein MLGDSRAAGFPPCLPPSLLPSLPPHGECSTASLGAPAEQPQPSGLGISRLQWLFDRKFPLTPENESCEYSGGSLAGSQRASVIPDLFLVQHVTQEKSWVCDLSCSASHRRPAKPKRFTGGLRLEGPCGGHLAHLPYSSRASSPGPHPEGFQVSPVREAPQPLLAFCASAWSPSQYKSVSCCSEGTSSVSVCACGLLSLTGHHWEHPGSTSFVSSLQAAHNVLRKEYTQGKKNNEFNSMELLKNKVCWPLPYDNSAVSKASSPGL, from the exons ATGTTGGGcgacagcagagcagctggatttCCTCcttgcctccctccctccctccttccctccctccctccgcaCGGGGAGTGCAGCACAGCCAGTCTCGGTGCCCCTGCGGAGCAACCTCAGCCTTCGGGACTGGGAATTTCCAGGTTACA ATGGTTATTTGACAGAAAGTTTCCATTGACTCCAGAGAATGAGTCCTGTGAATACTCAG GAGGATCACTGGCGGGGAGCCAGCGAGCATCAGTGATCCCGGATTTGTTTCTCGTACAGCATGTGACACAGGAGAAGAGCTGGGTGTGTGATCTCTCTTGCTCAGCAAGTCACAGAAGGCCAGCAAAGCCTAAAAG ATTCACAGGAGGGTTGAGGCTGGAAGGGCCCTGTGGGGGTCATCTGGCCCATCTTCCCTACTCAAGCAGAGCCAGTAGCCCAGGACCACATCCAGAAGGCTTCCAAGTGTCTCCAGTGAGGGAGGCTCCACAACCTCTCTTGGCAttctgtgccagtgcttggtCACCCTCACAGTACAAAAGTGTTTCCTGTTGTTCAGAGGGAACCTcttctgtttcagtttgtgcctgtGGCCTCCTCTCCTTAACTGGGCACCACTGGGAGCACCCTGGCTCCACCTCCTTTGTGTCCTCCCTACAG GCTGCTCACAATGTCCTGAGGAAGGAATACAcacaagggaagaaaaacaatgaaTTCAACAGCATGGAGTTGCTGAAAAACAAGGTTTGCTGGCCCCTCCCCTATGATAACAGTGCTGTGAGTAAAGCTTCATCACCAGGGTTATGA